CGTTGTACGAGCACAAGGTGCTGGTGCAGGGGACGGTGTGGAACATCAACTCCTTCGATCAGTGGGGCGTGGAGTTGGGCAAGATTCTCGGCAAGGTGGTCGAAGCCGATCTGACGGCGCCGAGCGCCGATGTGAAGAAGCACGATTCGTCGACGTCCGCATTGATCGCGCGGGCGCGCGCGGCGTTGAAGAAGTGATGGTGAGCGGCGCGGTGGGCCGCGCCGCTGAAGTTACGCTGACTTGATTGGGGCACTCACCTTTTGGCGAGGTGAGCCGGAATGAAAAAGCGGGCCCTTGTGGCCCGCTTCGCTTTTGTAGCGACGCTCGACATCCGCTCAGGCGAGACGTCCCGCCTCGATCGTCACCGTCGTATCGCAGCGGCGCGCCAGTTCGATGTCATGCGTGACGAGAATCAACGTGGCGCCGTTCGCGCGGTTCATCTCGAACATCAGATCGATCACCGCATGACCGGTGGCGGCGTCGAGACTGCCTGTCGGTTCGTCGGCGAAGAGGATCGCCGGATGCGTGACGAACGCGCGCGCGAGCGCCACGCGTTGCTGCTCGCCGCCCGAGAGCAGCTTCGGATAGTGACCGGTGCGCTTGCCGAGACCCACCTGTTCCAGCAAGCGGCGCGCACGCGTTGCAGCCTCGCGCGTGCCAATGCCGCCTTGCAGCTCCAGCGGCAACGTAACGTTTTCGAGAGCCGTCAAATGAGGCATCAGTTGAAACGACTGGAACACGAAGCCGACCGAACCGCTGCGCAAGGCGGCGCGCTCGTCTTCGTTCAGTTCACCGAGTTCGCGGCCGAGCAACCGAACCGAGCCCGAGCTCGCGCTGTCCAATCCTGCGAGCAAGCCGAGCAGCGTAGACTTGCCCGACCCGGATGCTCCGACGATTGCCACACTGCTGCCGGCATCGATAGCAAGATCGATGTCGTCGAGAATCGTCAGTTCGCCCGTTGCATCCTTAACCTTCTTGGATAAACCCCGCACTTCAATGACTGGATCAGTTTTGTTTAGCATGGTGAAGCGTAGGTTGAAAGTGCGTGCCATGACGTCTCGCGCCACGGCGTTGACAACGGCATGCAGCTGCGCCGTTGTGGCCGCCACCCTGTTTTCAGTGAGCCTCGCGGCCCGGGCCGCCAACGCGCCCGAACCGGCCAGGCCGGTGATCGTCGTGCTCGGCGACAGCATCTCCGCCGAATACGGCCTGCCCCGCGACACGGGCTGGGTCGCCTTGATGCGCCAACGCCTCACCGACGAGCGAATCGATTATAGCGTTGCCAATGCGAGCATCAGCGGCGACACCACGAGCGGCGGACGAGCCCGCTTGCCCGCGCTCATGCAACGCCTGAAGCCGAGCATCGTGATTGTCGAACTCGGCGCCAACGACGCCTTGCGCGGCGTGCCGCTCTCCACCACCGAGGACAACCTGCGCACGATCATCGAGCAGGCTCAGCAAGGTCACGCGAAGGTCGTGCTGGTAGGCATGTATGTCCCGCCTAATTACGGCCCGGACTATACGCAAAAGTTCCACGGCTTGTACGGCGAACTGTCGAAGCAGTTGGGTGTGCCCCTCGTGCCGTTTCTGCTCGCCGGCATCGCCGACAAACCGGACATGTTCCAGGCCGATCAGCTTCATCCCACACAGCAGGCACAGCCAGTGCTACTCAACAACGTGTGGCCGGCAATCAAGCCACTCCTTCGCACAAGTTCGCCGCACTGAAAAGCCTGCTAACAACTTGTTTCCAGAACTTCGGGAACGCGGATCGGTAAGGTCTCTCTGACACTTTCGTAATCCCGTGTAACCCGGCTCGATTTTGAGCGACTTATGAGGAGATAACGTGAAATATTTACCGTTAATCGCTTTGACCGTGGCAATTTCCGCCTGCGCCGCTCAACCGCCCGCTGGCGTTCAATCCGTTGGTCAAAGCCAGCAACCGCCGAAGGCTGTCGCTACCTGCATCGCGCAAAAATGGGCCGACACCTCGCAGCAACAAGTCGTTTCGCAAGACACGTTGGCTAACGATCAAGCCATGGATGTGTATGTTCCGGGTCAGCAGCCGCCTAGCGGCGCCGCCGCTGTCGTACGTCCGTCGTACACCGGCAAGGGCACGTGGGTCGGCTTCCGCGCGAATGGCGCTGCGGGCAGCGAGGCCACGGGTGCAATCAGCGGCTGCCTGTAATAGCTCCAGAGTGTCGCAGCAAACCGTTTGATGAGGCTTGCCCTCGTCAAACGAAAAGCCCCGCAATTGCGGGGCTTTTTTGTGTCAGCGCGGTGTTACTCGCCGCTCGCCTGTGCATTGCTGCTGTCAAGCGAACCGTAGAACTTCACCTTCGAGCGCGCACGCACGGCTTCGACATACGCCTCTGCTTCGGACTGCGCATCGACCTGCGCGATCTGTTGTTGCGCCGCGGCCAGATGTTGCGGATCGACCGTCGAACCCGCCACCACCGAGTTCACGCGATAGATCGCATAGCCGTCGTCGCCGAGATCCACGCCGACGTAGGCCGGCAATTTTTGCGCATCCGCCTTGTAGATTGCACTCAATGCGGCCGGCGGCACGCCTTGCGCGTCGTTGCGCGACACCTTCAGCGGCGACGAGAAGCCCGTGGTCGCCTTCGACTTTTCGAACTCGGCCAGTTTGGCCACGCCGTCCTTGTGAGCCGCCTCGTTCGACTGAACCGCGATCACCTTCTGACGCACGGCATCCTTGACGGCGTCAAGTGCCGGCACCGCCGCGGCCTTGTAGTCGGTCACGCGCGCCGCGATCAACGTGTTGCCGCCGACGTCGATGGCCTGCGTGTTGTTGCGTGCCGTCGTGGCGTCAGTCGCGAACACCGCGGCGAGGAACTTCGCGTTGTTCAGCGGGCTGTCAGGCGCGAGCTTCGGATCCGGCTGCGGCGTGACCGTGGCGGTCTGAACTTGCAGCTTGTACTTGTCGGCAGCCGGTTGCAGGCTCTTGGCCTTTTCGTAGACGATCGAGGTGAAGCCTTCCGAATCGTCGGTGAAAGCCTTGCTGGCCAACTGCGTCTTCAGGTCTTTCGAGATCTGATCTTTCACTTCGTCGAACGGCCTCGTGACCGCCGGCTTCACGTCCGTCACCTTGACGATGTGATAGCCGAAATCGGTCTGCACGATGCCGCTGACTTCGTCTTTCTTCAGCGCGAACACGGCGTCGTCGAACGCCTGGCCGCCCGCGATCATGCCACGGCCGAAGTAACCCAGATCGCCGCCCTTCGACGCCGACCCCGGATCCTGCGAATTCTGTTGCGCGATCTGCGCGAACTGGTCCGGATGCGCCTTGATCTGCGCGAGCAAGTCTTCGGCCTTCTGCTTCGCCTTGGCCTTGTCGGCCGCGCTCGCGTCTTTCGGTGCCGCGATCAGGATATGGCTCGCGCGCACCTGTCCGTCGGTGCGGTAGTGCGCGAGGTTGTCGTCGTAGTACTTCTTCAGATCGGCGTCGCTCGGCTGCGCGGAAGCGGCGAGCGTGGCCGGCGACATCACGAGATACTGGATCGTGGCCGTAGCGGGCGTGGCGAATTCGTTGCGATGCGCGTCGTAATACGCTTGCAGTTGCGCGTCGGTGGGCTGCACCTTCGCGGCGTAGTCGCGCGGATGGAACGCGATGCCCTGCACTTCGCGCTGCTGTTCCGCGAGTTCGGTCAGATGCTGCGCGAGCGTTTTCGACGTGAACGCGCTGCCTTGAATGGCGGCCGGCAACTGCTGCGTGGCGATGCTGTAGCGCACGCGTTCGTCGTACTGGTCAGGCGTCATGCCCTGCATGGCGAGCAACTGCTTGTAGCGGTCGACGTCGATCGTGCCGTCGGGATTCTTCAGCGACGAGATCACCGGATCGTTGAGCAGCACACGGCGCACGGCGTCGTCGGACGCGGTGAGGTGCAGGCGCTGAGTTTCATCGGCCAGCACGCGTTGCTCGATCAGACCGTCGAGCATCTGACTGCGGCGTTCGGGCGTGTCGAACGACTTCATGTCGAACTGCGCGCCGAGCATCTGACGGGCGCGGTCGAGCTGCTGACGCATCGCGTCGTCGTATTCAGCGCGCGTGATCTTGTGACCGTTGACGCTCGCGACGTTTGCACTTTCGTCAAAGAAGCCGCGAAAGCCCTGAATACCCACAAAACCCAACCCCGGCACAATGACGAGGATGAGCATGAACATCATCAGGCGTTTGTGATTGCGGAAAAAATCGAGCATGCGTGAGGAGTGCCAAAAACAGAACGCCCGATCTTACAACAGCGGGCAATAAAAAAGGCGAACCGGAGTTCGCCTTTCGAGGATACTGGCGGAGTGGACGGGACTCGAACCCGCGACCCCCGGCGTGACAGGCCGGTATTCTAACCGACTGAACTACCACTCCTTATACTGCACTGAAACACTTAACCGGATCTGAAACCAGTGGTGCCGAAGGGCTCGAAAACTCCCAACAAAGCCTTGAGACAAGCGCTTCCACGCGATTCGATTGGTTGACTGCAACGAAAAATACAACAGACGGAAATTGTAACCGAAAGCGTCGCATGACTGCAACACTTCCGAAGTGCGACCGTGTTGCCCAACAGTAAGGAAGCCTTGGCGGGAGCGTTGGGCTCGCTCCGCGCGAGCCAGAGCGGCGCATGCGTACCATCGCCGCAATTCTGGGTGTGGTCGTAGACAGCCTGCGGGCAATCGCGGACACGTCCCTGTCCGGCCCGTGCCGCAAGCGTCAATTCGACGCCCCACTCTTTATCCGCTCCAGCGAAGCCAGAACCGGCGCGACTTTCGCCAGCTCCGCGCGCATCTCGTCGACCAGCCATTGCGCCACCTGGCGCACCGATCCCGACGGCTCGCGCGAGCGGCATTCCAGCACGTAATTGCAGCCCGTCTCCACCATCCGGTCCGATGCGGGGACGACCGCCCCCGTATTGAGCGGCGCGGCGACCGCGAGCAGCCAGCCGAGCAGCACCCCGTGCCCGAGCATGGCGCCCTGCAGCGCGAGACCCGGATCGGAATAGCTGGCGTGTTTCGCCGATGCGTGGTTCATCACTCGTGTCAGCTCGAAATAGTCGGCCCACGTATGCGTGGTCGGCTCGAGGTGAATCAGCGTGTGACCGCCCGCCTGACGCGGCGCGTCGAGGGGGCCGTGCTGCGCGAGATAGTCCGGGCTGCATACGGCGACGATCAGCTCCGGACAGAAACAGAGCGCATCGTGCTCCGAGCCGGGCTTATGCAGACGGATACCGAGATCGGCGCCATCGAGCGGACCGTACAGGCGGCTCGCCATCACCTGCAAGCGCAGGTTCACCGACGGAAACGCATGCTGAAAGCGCTCATGGCGCGGCAGCAGCCACTGCGACGCGAACCCGCTGGAGATGGAGAGCGTGACCGTCTCGCTCTCTTCCTTGCGGCTCTTCAGTTCGGTGATCGTGTCGCTCACCTGGCCGAAGCCCGAAGCCACCGCGACGCGCAGTTTCACGCCTTCGTCGGTGAGGGCCAGGCCGGTCTTGGTGCGCGCGAACAGTTTGAAGCCGAGCGCGTCTTCGAGACGCGTCACCATGCGGCTCACCGCGACCGGTGTGACGTTCAGTTCGAGCGCCGCGCGCGTGAGGCTCATGTGACGCGCGGCGGCCTCGAAAACGAGCAGCGCCTGAAGCGAAGGAAGCCTAAGTCCCATCTGCTAACACCATGTTATCCGCGTTGACGAACATGTAAATTGACGCGCCTTCAGGGCAACTCTACTTTGTCGGCAGACCCATCGAGAGAGTCCCGACATGACAGAACAAAACGCGGACCAAGCGCGGCCGGCCGCTTCGTCCGATCCCCTGCTGCAACCGCTGACGCTCAGGCATCTGGTGCTGAAGAACCGCGTGATGAGCACGAGCCACGCGAGCCGTCTCATTCAAAACGAATTCCCGCAGGAAGTCTATCAACGCTATCACGAGGAAAAGGCTCGGGGAGGCATCGGGCTCACCATGTTCGGCGGCTCGTCGAACGTGAGCATCGACAGTCCCAACACGTTCCAGCAGATCAACATGGGTGTCGACGAAGTCGTCCCGCATCTGCGGCGCTTCTCCGAACGCGTGCACGCCCACGGCGCCGCGCTGATGTGTCAGATCACCCATCTCGGCCGGCGCGGCGATCCCTACGCCGAACCGTGGCTGCCGATGCTCGCGCCGTCGCCGCGCCGCGAAACGCTGCACCGCGCGATCCCGCAAGCGATGAACGAGCACGACATCAAGCGCATCGCGGCCGACTTCGGACGCGCGGCGCGCCGCTGCATGGAAGGCGGACTCGACGGCCTGGAAACGCACGCGGGCGGGCATCTGATCGGGCAGTTCCTCAACCCGGCCGTCAACCTGCGCAGCGATCGTTACGGCGGCTCGGCCGCGAACCGGTGCCGCTTTGCGATCGAGGTTCACGAGGCGATCCGCAAGGAAGTCGGCGACGCCTATCCGGTCGGTCTTCGCTTCGCGCTCGAAGACGGCTGCAGCTTCGAAGAAAGTCTGGAAATGGCCCGCATCCTGCAGCAAAGCGAGCTTCTCGACTTCTTCAACGTGGTCTACGGCCGCATGGACACGAAGATGTCGCTGGTCGTCAACAGCATGCCCGGCATGTTCATGCCGTCCGCGCCCTGGCTCGCCAAGGCCGCCGCGTTCCGGCGCGCGGTGCGGCTGCCGGTCTTTCACGCCGCCAAGATCGCCGATCTCGCCACCGCGCGCTATGCGATCGGCGAGGGCCTCATCGACATGGCCGGCATGACGCGCGCGCACATCGCGGAGCCGCATCTCGTGCGGCTCATCGAGACGGGCCGCGAGGCGGCCGCGCGCCCTTGCGTCGGCGGCTCGCATTGCCGCAATACGAAGGCGACCTGCATCCACAACCCGGCGACCGCGCGCGAAACCTTCCTGCCGCACGACATCGAGCCGGCCGCGACGCCTCGTCGTGTGCTGGTCGTCGGCGCGGGGCCGGCCGGTCTCGAAGCGGCGCGCGTGTGCGCGAGCCGGGGCCATCGGGTCACGCTACTCGAAGCGGCCGACCGCGCAGGCGGACAAGTGCTGCTGGCAGCGTCGGGAAGCTGGCGCAAGGATCTGATCGGCATCGTCGACTGGCGTCTCGCCGAACTGGAACGGATGGGAGTCGACATCCGCTACAACCAGTACGCCGAACTCGCCGACGTGCTCGAACAGCGCCCGGACGTGGCGATCGTGGCAACGGGCGGCACGCCCGATCTCGACGCGCTGCCAGGCGGCGAATCGTGCCGCTCGGTGGTCGATGCGTTGTCGGATACGCCGCCCAGAGCGGGGCGCGTGCTCGTCTACGACGGCACCGGCCGTCACAACGCGTATCTATGCGCCGAGCGCTTCGTGTCGGCGGGACTCGACGTGCGCCTCGCCGTGCTCGACGCGTTGCCCGCGCAGGAAACCGGCGGCAAGGGCGACGACCTCGTGTGGATGCGCAACCTCGAAAAGTGGCAGGTGCCGGTGCGCACCCATCTCGAACTCGTCGAAGTGCGGCACGGCGACGCCGGCATGCTGCGCGCGATCTTCAGGCATCAGTTGACCGATGAACTCGTGGAAATGGAAGCGGAGCATATGGTCGTCGAACGCGGGACCCTCGCCGCGGACGATCTCTTCGAAGCCGCTCGCGTGCATTCGGTCAACGACGGCCAGATGGACCTCGCGGCGTTCGCGCGCGCGCAGGCGCAGCCGGTCCTGCGGAGCGCGACCGGCGATGCGCAGTTTCATCTTTACCGGATCGGCGACGCGGTGGCTTCGCGCGACATCCATACCGCGATCTATGACGCGTATCGCCTCTGCGTCGCGATTTAGGCGAACACCCTTCCCGCTCGATCAGAACTCAAAGGACAAACCATGGCCACGACTCCGGACACAAATACCCCCGACCTCGAACGCAGGCGCGCCGTGAAAACGCTTCTCGCGGCGGGCGCCGCCGCGACCGCGGGCTGGTCCGCCCTGGCCGGCGCGGCCGCCACTGCGACGGCGACCGCCGCGGCGAAGCCGCGTCAAGGCGGCATCATGCGCGTCGCGACGGCCAACCAGTCGCAGTCCGATTCGCTCGACCCCGCGAAAGCCTCGCACACCGCGGACTATTCGCGCATGTTCATGTTCTACAGCGGCCTCACTGAGTTCGACAGCAACTTCAAGGTGCAGAACGCACTCGCCGACGCGTTTGACACCAGCGATCACAAGCGGTGGATCGTCAAGCTCAAGCCGAACGTGCATTTCCACGACGGCAAGCCGCTCACCGCGGACGATATCGTGTTCTCGCTCTTGCGTCATAAAGATCCGGTGACGGCGTCGAAAGCCAGATCGATCGCCGATGCAATCGACTCTGTCAAGGCGACCGGACCGCTGCAAGTGGAGATCGTGCTGAACGCGCCCAACGTCGATTTGCCCGCGCTGTTCGCCGTGCCGCATTTCGTCATCGTCGCGGCCGGTACGAAGGATTTCTCAAAGGGCAACGGCACGGGCCCGTTCGTTTGCAAGGAATTCACGCCGGGCGGCCTATGCGTCGGCACGCGCAATCCGAACTTCTGGAAACCGGGACTGCCGTATCTCGACGAAGTGCAACTCGTCGGCATCGTCGACGATGCCGCGCGCCTGAACGCCCTGCTCGCCGGTGACATCCAGCTCGTCTCGCCGGTGCCCGCGCGCGACGTCGAGCGCCTCAAGCGCGCCGGCGGCTTCGGCGTGCTCGAAAGCCAGTCGGGTCTCTACACCGATCTCATCCTGCGTCAGGACGCGGCGCCCACCCGCAACCCCGAGTTCGTCCAGGCGATCAGGTCCCTGCATGACCGCGAGCGCATTCAGAAGACGCTGCTGCGCGGCTATGCGACGATTGGCAACGATCATCCGGTTCCCGCGTGGCACCCCTACTATCTCGCAGGACTGCCGCAGCGCACTTACGACCCCGAGCGCGCGAAGTCGCTCATCAAGAAAGCGAATCTGTCCGGCACGGCGGCGGAAATGGTGGTCCCTCCTTCGATCGAATCCGCACTCGATTCCGCGCTGATGTTGCAACAAGCCGCGATGCAGACCGACCTCACACTCGACGTGCGCCGCGTGCCCGCTGACGGCTACTGGTCGACGCACTGGATGAAGCATCCCATGACCTACGGCTCGATCCTGCCGCGGCCGACGCTCGATCTGCTCTATACGCAATTCTTCAAGTCCGATTCCGTGTGGAACGAGTCGGGCTGGAAGAATGCGCAGTT
The nucleotide sequence above comes from Paraburkholderia sp. FT54. Encoded proteins:
- a CDS encoding ABC transporter ATP-binding protein, which produces MLNKTDPVIEVRGLSKKVKDATGELTILDDIDLAIDAGSSVAIVGASGSGKSTLLGLLAGLDSASSGSVRLLGRELGELNEDERAALRSGSVGFVFQSFQLMPHLTALENVTLPLELQGGIGTREAATRARRLLEQVGLGKRTGHYPKLLSGGEQQRVALARAFVTHPAILFADEPTGSLDAATGHAVIDLMFEMNRANGATLILVTHDIELARRCDTTVTIEAGRLA
- a CDS encoding arylesterase, encoding MTSRATALTTACSCAVVAATLFSVSLAARAANAPEPARPVIVVLGDSISAEYGLPRDTGWVALMRQRLTDERIDYSVANASISGDTTSGGRARLPALMQRLKPSIVIVELGANDALRGVPLSTTEDNLRTIIEQAQQGHAKVVLVGMYVPPNYGPDYTQKFHGLYGELSKQLGVPLVPFLLAGIADKPDMFQADQLHPTQQAQPVLLNNVWPAIKPLLRTSSPH
- a CDS encoding SurA N-terminal domain-containing protein — translated: MLDFFRNHKRLMMFMLILVIVPGLGFVGIQGFRGFFDESANVASVNGHKITRAEYDDAMRQQLDRARQMLGAQFDMKSFDTPERRSQMLDGLIEQRVLADETQRLHLTASDDAVRRVLLNDPVISSLKNPDGTIDVDRYKQLLAMQGMTPDQYDERVRYSIATQQLPAAIQGSAFTSKTLAQHLTELAEQQREVQGIAFHPRDYAAKVQPTDAQLQAYYDAHRNEFATPATATIQYLVMSPATLAASAQPSDADLKKYYDDNLAHYRTDGQVRASHILIAAPKDASAADKAKAKQKAEDLLAQIKAHPDQFAQIAQQNSQDPGSASKGGDLGYFGRGMIAGGQAFDDAVFALKKDEVSGIVQTDFGYHIVKVTDVKPAVTRPFDEVKDQISKDLKTQLASKAFTDDSEGFTSIVYEKAKSLQPAADKYKLQVQTATVTPQPDPKLAPDSPLNNAKFLAAVFATDATTARNNTQAIDVGGNTLIAARVTDYKAAAVPALDAVKDAVRQKVIAVQSNEAAHKDGVAKLAEFEKSKATTGFSSPLKVSRNDAQGVPPAALSAIYKADAQKLPAYVGVDLGDDGYAIYRVNSVVAGSTVDPQHLAAAQQQIAQVDAQSEAEAYVEAVRARSKVKFYGSLDSSNAQASGE
- a CDS encoding LysR substrate-binding domain-containing protein, encoding MGLRLPSLQALLVFEAAARHMSLTRAALELNVTPVAVSRMVTRLEDALGFKLFARTKTGLALTDEGVKLRVAVASGFGQVSDTITELKSRKEESETVTLSISSGFASQWLLPRHERFQHAFPSVNLRLQVMASRLYGPLDGADLGIRLHKPGSEHDALCFCPELIVAVCSPDYLAQHGPLDAPRQAGGHTLIHLEPTTHTWADYFELTRVMNHASAKHASYSDPGLALQGAMLGHGVLLGWLLAVAAPLNTGAVVPASDRMVETGCNYVLECRSREPSGSVRQVAQWLVDEMRAELAKVAPVLASLERIKSGASN
- a CDS encoding NADH:flavin oxidoreductase — translated: MTEQNADQARPAASSDPLLQPLTLRHLVLKNRVMSTSHASRLIQNEFPQEVYQRYHEEKARGGIGLTMFGGSSNVSIDSPNTFQQINMGVDEVVPHLRRFSERVHAHGAALMCQITHLGRRGDPYAEPWLPMLAPSPRRETLHRAIPQAMNEHDIKRIAADFGRAARRCMEGGLDGLETHAGGHLIGQFLNPAVNLRSDRYGGSAANRCRFAIEVHEAIRKEVGDAYPVGLRFALEDGCSFEESLEMARILQQSELLDFFNVVYGRMDTKMSLVVNSMPGMFMPSAPWLAKAAAFRRAVRLPVFHAAKIADLATARYAIGEGLIDMAGMTRAHIAEPHLVRLIETGREAAARPCVGGSHCRNTKATCIHNPATARETFLPHDIEPAATPRRVLVVGAGPAGLEAARVCASRGHRVTLLEAADRAGGQVLLAASGSWRKDLIGIVDWRLAELERMGVDIRYNQYAELADVLEQRPDVAIVATGGTPDLDALPGGESCRSVVDALSDTPPRAGRVLVYDGTGRHNAYLCAERFVSAGLDVRLAVLDALPAQETGGKGDDLVWMRNLEKWQVPVRTHLELVEVRHGDAGMLRAIFRHQLTDELVEMEAEHMVVERGTLAADDLFEAARVHSVNDGQMDLAAFARAQAQPVLRSATGDAQFHLYRIGDAVASRDIHTAIYDAYRLCVAI
- a CDS encoding ABC transporter substrate-binding protein, whose translation is MATTPDTNTPDLERRRAVKTLLAAGAAATAGWSALAGAAATATATAAAKPRQGGIMRVATANQSQSDSLDPAKASHTADYSRMFMFYSGLTEFDSNFKVQNALADAFDTSDHKRWIVKLKPNVHFHDGKPLTADDIVFSLLRHKDPVTASKARSIADAIDSVKATGPLQVEIVLNAPNVDLPALFAVPHFVIVAAGTKDFSKGNGTGPFVCKEFTPGGLCVGTRNPNFWKPGLPYLDEVQLVGIVDDAARLNALLAGDIQLVSPVPARDVERLKRAGGFGVLESQSGLYTDLILRQDAAPTRNPEFVQAIRSLHDRERIQKTLLRGYATIGNDHPVPAWHPYYLAGLPQRTYDPERAKSLIKKANLSGTAAEMVVPPSIESALDSALMLQQAAMQTDLTLDVRRVPADGYWSTHWMKHPMTYGSILPRPTLDLLYTQFFKSDSVWNESGWKNAQFDQLLVLARQEKDDTRRKQIYGDMQTIVYEKGSIIIPAFINFIDAHSSHVKGLAGSPSGRLMGYRFAEFAWLDAA